A stretch of the Mycobacterium sp. ITM-2016-00317 genome encodes the following:
- a CDS encoding IclR family transcriptional regulator — translation MTVTVDHPVSAAVKAAPETPSAVIDRVSLVLDAFDGPGRLTLAQIVRRTGLPRSSAHRMLERLVQLRWLRRNGRDYELGMRLVELGSLAVHQDRLHKAAIPMLHELHAATGLVVHLAVLDGADVVYMEKVGNRMTAALPTRVGGRRPAHCAAVGKAILAYTAEEDFEVHEADLLPRLTKYSISTHAQLRTELAKVRSHGIAFDREESVPGFGCVAAPIGDPGQAAAAVSVCGPMSHMKFDQRLVAPVRMAAMRIWRAVEGGPTRVAPTLQQARPLRGGPVARPGQPTMQHHA, via the coding sequence ATGACCGTGACCGTCGACCACCCCGTGTCCGCCGCCGTCAAGGCCGCCCCCGAAACCCCCAGCGCCGTGATCGACAGGGTGTCGCTGGTGCTCGACGCGTTCGACGGACCCGGCCGGCTCACGCTCGCGCAGATCGTGCGACGGACCGGTCTGCCCAGGTCCTCGGCGCACCGCATGCTGGAACGTCTGGTCCAGCTGCGCTGGCTGCGGCGCAACGGCCGCGACTACGAGCTGGGCATGCGGCTGGTCGAGCTAGGTTCGCTCGCTGTCCACCAGGACCGCCTGCACAAGGCCGCGATCCCGATGCTGCACGAACTCCACGCCGCGACCGGACTGGTCGTGCACCTTGCGGTGCTCGACGGAGCCGACGTCGTGTACATGGAGAAGGTCGGCAACCGGATGACCGCGGCCCTTCCCACCCGCGTGGGTGGCCGCCGGCCCGCCCACTGCGCCGCGGTCGGCAAGGCGATACTCGCCTACACCGCCGAGGAGGACTTCGAGGTGCACGAAGCGGACCTTCTCCCGCGACTGACCAAGTACTCCATCTCCACGCACGCCCAGTTACGCACCGAACTGGCGAAGGTGCGCTCGCACGGCATCGCGTTCGACCGCGAGGAGTCCGTACCCGGCTTCGGCTGCGTGGCCGCACCGATCGGCGATCCAGGCCAGGCGGCCGCGGCGGTGTCGGTGTGCGGCCCGATGAGCCACATGAAGTTCGACCAGCGCCTGGTGGCTCCCGTCCGGATGGCGGCGATGCGCATCTGGCGGGCGGTCGAAGGCGGCCCCACCCGAGTGGCTCCGACCCTGCAACAGGCGCGCCCGCTGCGCGGCGGCCCCGTCGCGCGTCCCGGCCAGCCCACCATGCAGCACCACGCATGA
- the bphC gene encoding biphenyl-2,3-diol 1,2-dioxygenase, whose protein sequence is MSAIKSLGYVTVQANDMARWRQFAFDVLGFAQGSGPDPDALYLRMDERAARVIVTPGDTDKIVTVGWEVRDHTALQEVKRALAGAGTPFEELSPAEADLRRAEEVIAFRDPAGTSLEVFHGAVLDHSPVVTPFGAKFVTGEQGLGHVVLPAMDVHGVFEFYTDVLGFKSRGAFRVPAPPEFGPIRVRFLGVNQRHHSLALCPSATLRDPGLIHLMVEVDTLDAVGQALDRVAEDGFQLSSTLGRHTNDKMVSFYVRAPGDWDIEFGTDGMLVDETWYTAEEITADSYWGHQWVDDLPAAMRP, encoded by the coding sequence ATGAGTGCGATCAAGAGTCTCGGCTATGTCACCGTGCAGGCCAACGATATGGCACGGTGGCGCCAGTTCGCGTTCGACGTACTGGGTTTCGCCCAGGGCAGCGGACCCGATCCCGACGCGCTGTACCTGCGGATGGATGAACGGGCCGCCCGCGTCATCGTGACCCCCGGCGACACGGACAAGATCGTGACCGTCGGATGGGAGGTGCGAGACCACACCGCTCTCCAGGAGGTCAAGCGTGCTCTCGCAGGTGCCGGCACCCCGTTCGAGGAGCTGTCGCCGGCCGAGGCCGACCTCCGCAGGGCCGAAGAGGTCATCGCGTTCCGGGACCCGGCCGGCACTTCACTGGAGGTCTTCCACGGGGCCGTGCTCGACCACAGCCCCGTCGTCACGCCGTTCGGGGCGAAGTTCGTCACCGGCGAGCAGGGCCTCGGCCACGTCGTGCTGCCCGCGATGGACGTCCACGGGGTCTTCGAGTTCTACACCGACGTACTGGGATTCAAGTCGCGGGGCGCGTTCCGGGTTCCGGCGCCACCCGAGTTCGGTCCGATTCGTGTGCGGTTCCTCGGCGTCAACCAACGCCATCACAGCCTGGCGTTGTGCCCGTCCGCCACGCTGCGCGATCCCGGGCTGATCCACCTCATGGTGGAGGTCGACACGCTCGACGCCGTCGGGCAGGCACTCGACCGGGTCGCCGAGGACGGCTTCCAGCTGTCGTCGACCTTGGGCCGGCACACCAACGACAAGATGGTGTCGTTCTACGTGCGAGCCCCGGGCGACTGGGACATCGAGTTCGGGACCGACGGGATGCTGGTCGACGAAACCTGGTACACGGCGGAAGAGATCACCGCCGACAGCTATTGGGGCCATCAGTGGGTCGACGACCTGCCCGCCGCGATGCGCCCGTGA
- a CDS encoding acyl-CoA dehydrogenase family protein — MTQRVIDRIADLADQLREQAVEAEKIGKLTDATVKTMKQAGSIRLLQPTQHGGLEVHPREFAETVMATAALDPSAGWINGVVGVHPYQLAYADPHVGQEIWCDSEGGVDTWVASPYAPQGVAVPTDGGYIFTGRWQFSSGTDHCDWIILGAMVGDSDGRPLMPPQMLHMILPRTDYQIVEDSWDVVGLRGTGSKDVIVDGAFVPSYRTMDGMKVMDGTAQREAGMTEPLYLMPWSTMFPLGISSATIGIAEGALAAALDYQRQRVNSSGVAIKDDPYVMYAIGEAAADINAARQELLANACRIYDMVAAGTEVSFEDRAAGRRTQVRAVWRAVSAVDEIFARCGGNAARMDKPLQRYWRDVHVAQAHAIHVPGTVYHASALSSLGVDPQGPLRAMI, encoded by the coding sequence ATGACGCAACGGGTGATCGACCGCATCGCGGATCTGGCCGACCAGCTCCGCGAGCAGGCCGTGGAGGCCGAGAAGATCGGCAAGCTCACCGACGCCACGGTGAAGACGATGAAGCAGGCCGGGTCGATCCGGCTGCTGCAGCCCACGCAGCACGGCGGTCTGGAAGTCCACCCGCGCGAATTCGCCGAGACGGTGATGGCCACTGCGGCGCTGGACCCGTCCGCCGGTTGGATCAACGGCGTGGTCGGCGTCCACCCGTATCAGCTGGCCTACGCCGATCCCCATGTCGGACAGGAAATCTGGTGCGACTCAGAAGGCGGAGTCGACACCTGGGTGGCCTCCCCCTACGCTCCTCAAGGTGTCGCCGTCCCCACCGACGGTGGCTACATCTTCACCGGCCGTTGGCAGTTCAGCTCCGGAACCGACCACTGCGACTGGATCATCCTGGGCGCCATGGTCGGCGATAGCGACGGCAGGCCACTGATGCCGCCGCAGATGCTGCACATGATCCTGCCGCGCACGGACTACCAGATCGTCGAGGACTCCTGGGATGTGGTCGGCCTGCGCGGAACCGGGTCCAAGGATGTCATCGTCGACGGCGCCTTCGTGCCCTCCTACCGCACGATGGACGGCATGAAGGTGATGGACGGCACCGCCCAGCGGGAAGCCGGGATGACCGAGCCGCTGTACCTGATGCCGTGGTCGACGATGTTCCCGCTGGGCATCTCCTCGGCCACCATCGGCATCGCCGAGGGGGCGCTGGCGGCCGCTCTGGACTATCAGCGCCAGCGCGTGAACTCCAGTGGGGTGGCGATCAAGGACGACCCGTACGTCATGTACGCGATCGGCGAGGCGGCCGCGGACATCAACGCCGCCCGCCAGGAGCTGCTGGCCAACGCCTGCCGCATCTACGACATGGTGGCCGCCGGCACTGAGGTGTCGTTCGAGGACCGGGCGGCCGGTCGGCGCACCCAGGTGCGTGCGGTGTGGCGCGCGGTGTCCGCCGTGGACGAGATCTTCGCCCGCTGCGGTGGCAACGCCGCCCGCATGGACAAACCACTGCAACGCTATTGGCGTGACGTCCATGTCGCTCAGGCACACGCCATCCATGTGCCGGGGACCGTCTACCACGCCTCGGCGCTGAGCTCACTCGGGGTGGACCCGCAGGGTCCGCTGCGGGCGATGATCTGA
- a CDS encoding ferredoxin--NADP reductase produces MSSASRAVPLTVTAVIEECPDARSLVLSVPDEHRPRFGYRPGQFLTLRIPSERTGSVARCYSLASSPHTDDAPKVTVKRTDGGYGSNWLCDNVSVGDVIESLPPAGTFTPKELDGDFLLWAAGSGITPVMSILKSVLTVGTGRVVLCYANREENSVIFAAELRDLAARYAPRLTVLHWLESVQGLPTRTQLSSFASLFAGYRSFICGPAPFMAVVKDTLTEAGVPRDHIHLEVFQSLEGDPFTDVPVATVADDGRAADAEVSIDGQVHRLRWPTGSNLVDTMLSAGIEVPYSCREGNCGSCAATLVDGEVDLGEASILEADDIADGLFLACQARPLSDTVQVEF; encoded by the coding sequence ATGAGCTCCGCGTCCCGTGCCGTCCCGCTGACCGTCACCGCCGTCATCGAGGAATGCCCCGACGCCAGGTCACTGGTGCTCTCGGTGCCCGACGAGCACAGGCCGCGGTTCGGCTACCGCCCCGGCCAGTTCCTGACGCTGCGGATCCCGAGTGAGCGGACCGGTTCGGTGGCGCGCTGCTACTCGCTCGCCAGTTCGCCGCACACCGACGATGCCCCGAAGGTGACCGTCAAACGCACCGACGGCGGTTACGGATCGAACTGGTTGTGCGACAACGTCTCCGTCGGCGATGTCATCGAATCCCTGCCCCCGGCCGGGACTTTCACCCCGAAGGAGCTCGACGGTGACTTCCTGCTGTGGGCCGCAGGCAGCGGCATCACGCCGGTCATGTCGATCCTGAAGTCGGTCCTCACGGTAGGCACCGGCCGGGTGGTGCTGTGCTACGCCAACCGGGAGGAGAACTCGGTGATCTTCGCCGCAGAGCTGCGTGACCTCGCAGCGCGGTACGCACCACGTCTCACGGTGCTGCACTGGCTGGAATCCGTGCAGGGGTTACCGACTCGCACGCAGCTGAGCAGCTTCGCCAGCCTTTTCGCCGGCTACCGGTCCTTCATCTGCGGACCGGCGCCGTTCATGGCGGTGGTCAAGGACACGCTCACCGAAGCCGGCGTCCCCCGCGACCACATCCATCTGGAGGTCTTCCAGTCCCTGGAAGGCGATCCGTTCACCGACGTTCCGGTCGCCACCGTCGCAGACGACGGCCGCGCGGCCGATGCCGAGGTCTCCATCGACGGGCAGGTCCACCGACTGCGCTGGCCGACGGGAAGCAACCTGGTGGACACGATGCTGTCAGCGGGCATCGAGGTGCCGTACTCGTGTCGCGAGGGCAACTGCGGATCGTGCGCGGCCACCCTCGTCGACGGCGAGGTGGACCTCGGCGAAGCCTCGATCCTGGAAGCCGACGACATCGCCGACGGTCTGTTCCTGGCATGCCAGGCCCGCCCGCTGTCGGACACGGTGCAGGTCGAGTTCTGA
- a CDS encoding NAD(P)/FAD-dependent oxidoreductase, protein MSSAAESSVDVVVVGAGFAGLYALHKFRAQGWSVRVFESAPEVGGTWYFNRYPGARCDVESLDYSYSFSDELQQEWTWTEKYATQGEILRYINWVADRLDLRSGITFETRVISAVLDERTLRWTVRTDGGESVSARFVVMATGPLSSPLTPDIPGLDTFGGEIYHTADWPHDDVDFTGRRVGVIGTGSSGIQSIPIIAEQADSLVVFQRTPNYSVPAGNRDLSADDVAQAKATYAERRRMSWRSGGGSPHVAHPKLTMEATPEERREAFEKRWQLGGVLFSKTFSDQMINPEANEEARKFYEEKVRAVIDDPAVADLLIPTDHPIGTKRICTDTNYFQTFNRPDVRLVSVRDTPITSIDATGVNTTGEHFALDAIVLATGFDALTGTLAKIDIVGRDGQKLVDDWSGGPRTYLGLGVDGFPNLFLVSGPGAPAVLANMVLHAEAHINWIADAIAYLNERDLAAIEAGTEAVDNWIAECNRRAEGTLFPRANSWYMGANVPGKPRVFMLFIGGFGVYLDICAEVAAAGYKGFHLIDAP, encoded by the coding sequence GTGAGTAGCGCGGCTGAGAGTTCTGTCGATGTCGTCGTGGTCGGCGCGGGCTTCGCCGGCCTGTACGCCCTGCACAAGTTCCGGGCGCAGGGATGGTCGGTGCGGGTGTTCGAGTCGGCGCCCGAGGTCGGCGGCACGTGGTACTTCAACCGGTACCCGGGAGCGCGGTGCGACGTCGAGAGCCTCGACTACAGCTACTCCTTCTCCGACGAACTCCAGCAGGAGTGGACCTGGACGGAGAAATACGCCACCCAGGGCGAGATCCTGAGGTACATCAACTGGGTCGCCGACCGGCTCGACCTGCGCTCCGGCATCACCTTCGAGACCAGGGTGATCTCCGCGGTGCTGGACGAGAGGACGCTGCGGTGGACGGTGCGCACCGACGGCGGCGAAAGCGTCAGCGCGCGGTTCGTGGTGATGGCCACCGGCCCCCTGTCGTCGCCGTTGACGCCCGACATCCCCGGGCTCGACACCTTCGGCGGCGAGATCTATCACACCGCCGACTGGCCGCACGACGACGTCGACTTCACCGGTAGACGAGTCGGTGTCATCGGCACCGGCTCGTCGGGAATCCAGTCCATCCCGATCATCGCCGAACAGGCCGACAGCCTCGTGGTGTTCCAGCGGACACCGAATTACAGTGTGCCCGCGGGTAATCGGGATCTGTCGGCCGACGACGTCGCCCAGGCGAAGGCCACCTATGCCGAGCGGCGGAGGATGTCCTGGCGCAGCGGGGGCGGCTCGCCGCATGTGGCGCACCCGAAGCTGACGATGGAAGCCACCCCGGAAGAGCGCCGTGAGGCGTTCGAGAAGCGTTGGCAGCTGGGCGGTGTGCTGTTCTCGAAGACCTTCTCCGACCAGATGATCAACCCCGAGGCCAACGAGGAGGCCCGGAAATTCTACGAGGAGAAGGTCAGAGCGGTCATCGACGACCCGGCGGTGGCGGACCTGCTGATCCCCACGGATCATCCGATCGGCACCAAGCGGATCTGCACCGACACCAACTACTTCCAGACGTTCAACCGGCCCGACGTGAGGCTGGTCAGCGTCCGGGACACCCCGATCACCTCGATCGACGCCACCGGTGTCAACACCACCGGGGAGCATTTCGCGCTGGACGCGATCGTGCTGGCCACCGGGTTCGACGCGCTCACCGGAACGCTTGCGAAGATCGACATCGTCGGGCGTGACGGACAGAAACTGGTCGACGACTGGTCGGGGGGTCCGCGCACCTACCTCGGTCTCGGCGTCGACGGCTTCCCGAACCTGTTCCTGGTGTCGGGTCCCGGCGCACCGGCGGTACTGGCGAACATGGTGCTGCACGCCGAGGCGCACATCAACTGGATCGCCGACGCGATCGCCTACCTGAACGAGCGCGACCTCGCCGCGATCGAGGCAGGCACCGAGGCGGTGGACAACTGGATCGCCGAATGCAACCGCCGGGCCGAGGGCACCCTCTTCCCGCGGGCCAATTCCTGGTACATGGGGGCCAACGTGCCGGGTAAGCCGCGAGTGTTCATGCTCTTCATCGGTGGCTTCGGCGTCTATCTCGACATCTGCGCCGAGGTTGCCGCCGCCGGGTACAAGGGCTTCCACCTGATCGACGCGCCGTAG
- a CDS encoding alpha/beta fold hydrolase, with protein MTVDYHETLREISTPSGVLRYHEAGDGPALLLLHGSGPGVTGWRNYRGNLEVFARHFRCLVLEFPGFGVSDDFGGHPLLDAQGAVITFADALGLDRVDVIGNSMGGGVGINFAINHPDRIGKLVTIGGIGTNIFSPGPSEGIRLLQEFTEEPTRQRLIDWLRSMVYDPALVTDELIEERWALATDPETLAAARRMYGKAAFAAMMAMMRKADVPMPWATMHKVSAPTLLTWGRDDRVSPLDMALVPMRTIPNAEFHVFPNCGHWVMIEAKDAFERTVLAFLAGGGA; from the coding sequence ATGACAGTCGACTACCACGAGACCTTGCGGGAGATCAGCACTCCGTCCGGCGTGCTGCGCTATCACGAGGCCGGCGACGGTCCGGCACTCCTGCTCTTGCACGGCTCCGGGCCGGGGGTGACAGGTTGGCGGAACTACCGCGGCAACCTGGAGGTGTTCGCGCGGCACTTCCGGTGCCTGGTTCTGGAGTTCCCGGGCTTCGGCGTCAGTGACGATTTCGGCGGACACCCGTTGCTGGACGCCCAGGGCGCGGTCATCACGTTCGCCGACGCGCTGGGGTTGGACCGGGTCGACGTCATCGGCAACTCCATGGGGGGCGGGGTCGGCATCAACTTCGCGATCAACCACCCCGACCGGATCGGCAAGCTGGTGACCATCGGCGGCATCGGGACCAACATCTTCAGCCCCGGCCCGAGCGAGGGCATCCGACTGCTGCAGGAGTTCACCGAGGAGCCCACCCGCCAACGCCTGATCGACTGGCTGCGCTCGATGGTCTACGACCCCGCTCTGGTCACCGACGAGCTGATCGAGGAACGCTGGGCGCTGGCCACTGACCCGGAGACCCTCGCGGCCGCCCGGCGGATGTACGGCAAGGCCGCGTTCGCGGCGATGATGGCGATGATGCGCAAGGCCGACGTGCCGATGCCGTGGGCGACGATGCACAAAGTGTCGGCCCCCACGCTGCTCACCTGGGGCCGTGACGATCGGGTCAGTCCGCTCGACATGGCTCTGGTGCCGATGCGCACGATCCCGAACGCGGAGTTTCACGTGTTCCCGAACTGTGGGCACTGGGTGATGATCGAGGCGAAGGACGCGTTCGAGCGGACGGTCCTGGCGTTCCTCGCCGGGGGCGGCGCTTAG
- a CDS encoding MspA family porin, whose protein sequence is MKTISRMLIAMVAAIAALFASTGTSHAGLDNELSVVDGQGRTLTVQQWDTFLNGVFPLDRNRLTREWFHSGKASYIVAGEGADEFEGTLELGYQVGFPWSLGVGINFSYTTPNIAFDGYGLDFADPLLGFGDSIVTPPLFPGVSISADLGNGPGIQEVATFSVDVAGPGGSVVVSNAHGTVTGAAGGVLLRPFARLISSTGDSVTTYGEPWNMN, encoded by the coding sequence ATGAAGACAATCAGTCGGATGTTGATCGCGATGGTCGCGGCCATCGCTGCGCTGTTCGCCAGCACTGGCACCTCTCATGCGGGGCTGGACAATGAGCTGAGCGTGGTCGACGGCCAGGGCCGGACGCTGACGGTTCAGCAGTGGGACACGTTCCTCAACGGCGTGTTCCCGTTGGACCGCAACCGGCTGACCCGTGAGTGGTTCCACTCGGGTAAGGCCAGCTACATCGTGGCCGGCGAGGGTGCCGACGAGTTCGAGGGCACGCTGGAGCTGGGCTACCAGGTCGGCTTCCCGTGGTCGCTGGGTGTGGGCATCAACTTCAGCTACACCACTCCGAACATCGCGTTCGACGGTTACGGGCTGGACTTCGCCGACCCGCTGCTGGGCTTCGGCGACAGCATCGTGACCCCGCCGCTGTTCCCGGGTGTGTCGATCTCCGCGGACCTGGGCAACGGCCCCGGCATCCAGGAGGTCGCGACCTTCTCGGTGGACGTGGCCGGCCCCGGCGGCTCGGTCGTGGTGTCCAACGCCCACGGCACGGTGACCGGTGCTGCCGGTGGCGTGCTGCTGCGTCCGTTCGCCCGCCTGATCTCGTCGACCGGTGACAGCGTCACCACCTACGGCGAGCCCTGGAACATGAACTGA
- a CDS encoding SpoIIE family protein phosphatase, producing MTGADGLVPVGTPIDLDNCAREPIHIPGSVQPRGVLVVVDEPDFRIRQVSANVADVLGHAVEDVLGRHLSALMGADQSAKVATAASIVGDLHRRNPVECVLDVAGTARAFDAILHREPGGVLLVELEIAYGERPYAFPNTYAAVRSSVEELNRAVGLTELYGVAARAVRELTGFDRVMIYRYDAEYNGEVVAECKREDLNSFLGLHYPATDIPAQARALYEKSWLRLISDVDYVPVPLVPAVDPAGEPLDLTHATLRSVSPIHLEYLRNMGVHASMSISLLRHGRLWGLIACHHYAGPHLPPYGVRAAAEFLGSTLSLRLVDQFDDDRLHRRLAAQAVLAKLTTATLDAAKPLATALLSGPDLLDLVPGDGVVVDIGGRRRETGSVLAPEVVAAVVAWARELEDDIAHTESLQAAIPGLEPGPVPAAGALVLKLPEGQYVAWFRREALRSVDWGGDPHNKAIAVSEGDGVRLSPRKSFDRWREVVRDRSEPWTETEIDSADAMRRHLVEVLYHRTRGALVVAELVQRSLMPESVPVLQDWQLSAHYEPAEGDRVGGDWYDAFELRDGRLVVVVGDVAGHGVTVAGTMAQLRNALRAHLFAGAAPDEAVRLLNEFALHMLPGAFATALVVRIDLDSGRVEATAAGHLMPFLTNEVSPAPAAPIRLSPPIGVNGGVYTLSEFTLEPGHGMVMFSDGLVERRGGVIDDGLDLVAATLGRESVPDASSIWSAMAAGHTDDDVTVVALRRL from the coding sequence GTGACCGGCGCCGATGGCCTGGTCCCGGTGGGCACACCGATCGACCTCGACAACTGCGCCCGCGAACCGATCCACATCCCCGGCAGTGTCCAGCCCCGCGGGGTACTGGTGGTGGTGGATGAGCCCGACTTCCGGATCCGGCAAGTCAGCGCCAACGTCGCCGACGTGCTCGGCCACGCGGTGGAGGACGTGCTCGGCCGCCATCTCTCGGCTCTGATGGGCGCCGACCAGTCGGCGAAAGTGGCCACAGCGGCATCGATCGTCGGCGACCTGCACCGACGCAACCCGGTCGAATGTGTGCTCGACGTCGCCGGCACCGCGCGTGCGTTCGACGCGATCCTGCATCGCGAACCTGGGGGAGTCCTGCTCGTCGAGCTCGAGATCGCCTACGGTGAGCGGCCCTACGCGTTCCCCAACACCTATGCGGCGGTGCGTAGTTCCGTCGAGGAGCTCAACCGTGCGGTGGGGCTGACCGAGCTGTACGGGGTGGCCGCCCGTGCCGTGCGCGAACTCACCGGCTTCGACCGGGTGATGATCTACCGCTACGACGCGGAATACAACGGTGAGGTGGTCGCGGAATGCAAACGCGAAGACCTGAACTCCTTCCTCGGTCTGCACTACCCGGCCACCGACATCCCCGCCCAGGCGCGGGCGCTGTACGAGAAGAGTTGGCTGCGGCTGATCTCGGACGTCGACTACGTTCCCGTGCCGCTGGTGCCCGCCGTCGACCCGGCCGGCGAGCCGCTGGATCTCACCCATGCCACCTTGCGCAGCGTGTCGCCCATCCATCTGGAGTATCTGCGGAACATGGGTGTGCACGCCTCGATGTCGATCTCGCTGCTGCGGCATGGGCGGTTGTGGGGTCTGATCGCGTGCCATCACTACGCCGGACCGCACCTGCCGCCGTACGGGGTACGGGCAGCCGCGGAGTTCCTCGGATCCACGCTGTCGCTGCGGCTCGTCGACCAGTTCGACGACGACCGGTTGCACCGACGACTGGCCGCCCAGGCGGTACTGGCCAAACTCACCACAGCCACGCTGGACGCCGCCAAGCCGCTGGCGACGGCTCTGCTGAGCGGACCGGACCTGCTCGACCTGGTACCCGGCGACGGCGTCGTCGTCGACATCGGGGGCCGGCGACGGGAGACAGGCTCGGTGCTGGCGCCCGAGGTGGTGGCCGCGGTCGTGGCATGGGCTCGAGAACTCGAGGACGACATCGCACACACCGAGAGCCTGCAGGCGGCGATACCCGGACTCGAGCCCGGGCCGGTACCCGCGGCCGGTGCACTGGTGCTCAAACTGCCTGAAGGCCAGTACGTTGCGTGGTTCCGGCGCGAGGCATTGCGTTCGGTGGACTGGGGCGGCGACCCGCACAACAAGGCGATCGCCGTCAGCGAGGGCGACGGCGTCAGGCTCAGTCCCCGTAAGTCATTCGACCGGTGGCGTGAGGTCGTCCGCGACCGGAGTGAGCCGTGGACCGAGACCGAGATCGACTCCGCCGACGCGATGCGCCGCCACCTGGTGGAGGTGCTGTACCACCGCACGCGAGGAGCGCTGGTCGTCGCGGAGCTGGTGCAGCGCAGCTTGATGCCCGAATCCGTTCCGGTACTGCAGGACTGGCAACTTTCTGCGCACTATGAACCGGCCGAGGGCGACCGTGTCGGCGGTGACTGGTACGACGCGTTCGAGCTGCGCGACGGCAGGCTGGTCGTGGTGGTCGGGGATGTCGCCGGACACGGAGTCACCGTCGCCGGCACGATGGCGCAGTTGCGCAACGCTCTTCGCGCGCACCTGTTCGCCGGGGCGGCGCCGGACGAGGCCGTCCGGCTACTCAACGAGTTTGCGCTGCACATGCTGCCGGGGGCGTTCGCCACGGCGCTCGTCGTGCGGATCGACCTCGACTCCGGCCGGGTCGAGGCCACCGCGGCCGGGCATCTGATGCCGTTCCTGACGAACGAGGTCTCGCCCGCGCCGGCGGCGCCGATTCGGCTTTCCCCGCCGATCGGTGTCAACGGCGGGGTCTACACGCTCAGCGAATTCACCCTCGAACCGGGGCACGGCATGGTGATGTTCTCCGATGGACTGGTCGAGCGCCGCGGCGGGGTGATCGACGACGGCCTCGACCTGGT